The sequence below is a genomic window from Rhodospirillales bacterium.
GGCGACATGATCGAAAGCTGGTGCGACGCCAAGGGCGTTCACGTCCTGACCTCGACCCGGCTCAAGGGCGTGGAAAAAGAGAAAGGGGGCCGCCTCGCCGTCGCCCTCGATCCCGGCGGCAGCGTCGTCGCCGATCTGGTGGTGATCGCGACCGGGGTCAAGGCCAACACCGGGTTCCTCGCCGGCAGCGGCTTGAAGATCGAGGACGGCGTAGTCGTCGACAACCGCCTTTCCGCCGACGGGGATTCGATCTTCGCCGCCGGCGACTGCGCCAAGGGCCCGGATTTCAGCGGCGGATTCATGGTGCAGCATGCCATCCAGCCGACCGCGACCGAACACGGCCGCATCGCCGCCGTCAACATGACCGGCGGCGACGCACGCTACAAGGGCAGCCTGATCATGAACGTGCTCGATACCGCGGGTCTGATCACGGCGTCCTTCGGCCATTGGGAGCAGGGGGAGGAAGCCCGCGCCGCCGACCTCAAGGCCTTCAAATACGTCAAGCTCGCCTTCGACGGCGACCGCATCAAGGGCGCGCTTACCATCGGCATGACGGAGCACATCGGCGCGCTGCGCGGCCTGATCCAAACCCGCGCCCGGCTGGGTTCGTGGAAGGCCAAGCTGATGCGCGATCCGACCCGCGTGGTCGAGGCGTTTGTCTCCAAGGTGCCCTGACGCCCCGGCATGAAAGTTGTCGTCAAGCTCTACGCCATGCTGGAGAAGTATCTCCCGCCCGGCGCCGTCGACAACCAGGTCGAACGGGATGTCGCCGACGGCGCCACGGTCGCGCGCGTGCTGGCCTCGTTCGGCCTGCCGCCGGAGATGTGCCACCTGGTTCTGATCAACGGCAGCTTCGTGCCGCCGTCGGAGCGGGCGACGCGCGTGCTCGAGGACGGCGACCGGCTGGCCGTCTGGCCCCCGGTCGCCGGCGGGTAGGCGTCGTTGCGAGCCACATTAGGGGCGAAGCAATCCAAGCCTTTTCCGGCGCTGGATCGCTTCGCTCCGCTCGCGATGACGAGTTTACGTCCCCCGTCCCCACAGGCCGCAATAGCGACGGATGACGTAGACCCGCCCGCGCTCGTAGCCGGGCCACTCCTTGTATTTCTCCAGCATCACGTCCTTTTCGGCGGCGTCCCAGCACTTGCCGGCGCGCGCGGCGGCCTTGACCTCGGCCGAGGCGTATTGGAGCAGGGCGAGAACGTCCTCGGCGTCCTTCTTGGTGCCGAGCCGTCCGCCCGGCCCGGGGTGGCCGGGGATCAGGCGATCCCAATCCATCGCCAGCACTTTCTTCAACGACGCTTCCCATTCGAGCGGATAGGAATCGATCATGCCGACACTCGGAAACGCGCCGACCGGAATGAAATCGACCGCGAAGATGATCTT
It includes:
- a CDS encoding NAD(P)/FAD-dependent oxidoreductase, which codes for MRYVIVGAGPAGVVAAETIRRRDPKGEIALVGDEPGEPYARMAIPYVLTGKIGEDGARLRKAKDHYKNLGIGYRSGRAEKLDRAGKQLVLADGSKLAYDRLLIATGASAAKPPVPGLDLPGVHHCWTMADARAIAKRAGKGAEVVLVGAGFIGCIILESLVERGMKLTVVETENRMLPKMMDETGGDMIESWCDAKGVHVLTSTRLKGVEKEKGGRLAVALDPGGSVVADLVVIATGVKANTGFLAGSGLKIEDGVVVDNRLSADGDSIFAAGDCAKGPDFSGGFMVQHAIQPTATEHGRIAAVNMTGGDARYKGSLIMNVLDTAGLITASFGHWEQGEEARAADLKAFKYVKLAFDGDRIKGALTIGMTEHIGALRGLIQTRARLGSWKAKLMRDPTRVVEAFVSKVP
- a CDS encoding sulfur carrier protein ThiS, encoding MKVVVKLYAMLEKYLPPGAVDNQVERDVADGATVARVLASFGLPPEMCHLVLINGSFVPPSERATRVLEDGDRLAVWPPVAGG
- a CDS encoding MBL fold metallo-hydrolase encodes the protein MDLIQGKGHATDPISYIRREASEAYVAEIKKITDKPIKYLIYSHHHYDHIAGAKPFKDAGATIIAHARTKERLALLQDPFTPLPDETFTGQRTLTLGGTTLEMSYVGRNHSDTSLVMRLPKEKIIFAVDFIPVGAFPSVGMIDSYPLEWEASLKKVLAMDWDRLIPGHPGPGGRLGTKKDAEDVLALLQYASAEVKAAARAGKCWDAAEKDVMLEKYKEWPGYERGRVYVIRRYCGLWGRGT